A single genomic interval of Mangifera indica cultivar Alphonso chromosome 5, CATAS_Mindica_2.1, whole genome shotgun sequence harbors:
- the LOC123215358 gene encoding uncharacterized protein LOC123215358 isoform X1: MAESDHPRLILKNFLSTEECRELEFIHTSCSTVGYRPNVFSTTLSHLIATNSSHLIMAFVPIRERLKEKLEEFFDCAYELVVEFTGLISWTRGASIGWHSDDNRPYLKQRDFTVVCYLNSYGKDFEGGLFNFQDGEPKTFAPTAGDVLMYTADSRNTHSVDEVTDGERLTLTLWFSRDSSHDEDAKLISILSQQNSLHSSDNVFDMCIPLPASSNMYWFASDQSSNQELGFNICWARMLVLGYSIYFSQDMDSSSDISELMMEPLQLARGDELFYKEFTNILHALQVVQFFNWKALETQTSKVKLRAGKVLQLSQSQREKISGLNSTFLKGNLCASSVFYHVSIDEDGEHSFDWAKFSAAIMAWEGYIYELHKEILVSLPFWRTHQSIFSIPFDGS, translated from the exons ATGGCGGAGAGCGACCATCCCAGACTGATACTGAAGAATTTCTTAAGCACCGAAGAATGCAGG GAATTGGAATTCATACACACGAGCTGCAGCACAGTAGGGTACAGACCCAACGTCTTCTCAACGACTCTTTCTCATCTCATCGCCACTAATTCTTCTCATTTAATAATGGCTTTTGTTCCTATCAGAG AGAGATTGAAAGAAAAGCTTGAGGAGTTTTTTGACTGTGCGTATGAGCTTGTTGTGGAATTCACCGGCTTAAtaag CTGGACTAGAGGAGCTAGTATTGGGTGGCACAGTGATGATAATAGACCCTATCTCAAACAACGGGACTTTACG GTAGTCTGTTATTTGAATAGTTATGGAAAGGATTTTGAAGGAGGACTTTTTAACTTCCAGGATGGGGAGCCAAAAACTTTTGCACCCACGGCTGGA gATGTTTTGATGTACACAGCTGACAGCCGCAACACTCATTCTGTTGATGAg GTAACAGATGGGGAAAGACTAACTCTTACATTATGGTTCAGTCGTGATAGTTCCCATGATGAGGATGCTAAACTTATTTCTATTCTTTCACAACAAAACTCTCTGCATAGTTCTGATAACGTGTTTGATATGTGCATACCTTTACCAGCATCCAGTAACATGTACTGGTTTGCTTCTGATCAATCTTCTAATCAAGAGCTGGGATTTAACATATGCTGGGCAAGAATGCTGGTTCTTGGTTatagtatttatttttctcagGATATGGACAGTTCCTCAGATATATCTGAACTAATGATGGAGCCATTGCAGTTAGCTAGGGGAGATGAATTgttctacaaagaattcaccaACATTCTACATGCACTTCAG GTAGTGCAGTTTTTCAACTGGAAAGCCTTAGAAACCCAAACTTCAAAAGTTAAATTAAGGGCTGGCAAAGTGTTACAATTATCACAATCACAGCGGGAGAAAATCAGTGGGCTAAATTCAACCTTTTTAAAGGGCAATCTATGTGCTAGTTCAGTTTTCTACCATGTGAGTATTGATGAGGATGGGGAGCATTCCTTTGATTGGGCTAAGTTTTCTGCTGCAATTATGGCATGGGAAGGTTATATTTACGAGTTACATAAAGAAATACTGGTTAGTTTACCATTTTGGAGAACTCATCAATCAATTTTCAGCATTCCATTTGATGGGTCTTGA
- the LOC123217557 gene encoding purple acid phosphatase 4-like, with protein MAFLNYKTATTNLNLLVLACICFVHSFAELPKFEHLTKGDGSMNFLVLGDWGRKGFYNQSLVAYQMGKVAEKLNIEFVISTGDNFYDNGLEGVDDPAFEDSFSKIYTAAGLQKQWYSILGNHDYRGDVEAQLSPILSMIDARWFCKRSFLVNTEMADIFFVDTTPFVDKYFTDFEHNYDWQGVLPRRKYITDTLEALESGLRESTAKWKIVVGHHAIRSAGYHGETEELIQLMLPILKANNIDFYMNGHDHCLEHISSLDSPIQYLTSGGGSKAWRGDTKHEDYHHGMKFFYDGQGFMSVELTRTEAQIMFYNVYGDVLHKWKTSKVLHSAT; from the exons ATGgcttttttgaattataaaacaGCAACTACCAATCTAAATCTACTAGTTCTAGCTTGTATATGTTTTGTGCATAGTTTTGCAGAGCTCCCAAAATTTGAACACTTGACGAAAGGTGATGGATCAATGAACTTTTTGGTGCTTGGTGATTGGGGCAGAAAGGGTTTTTACAACCAATCCCTCGTTGCATATCAG ATGGGAAAGGTTGCAGAAAAACTAAACATAGAGTTTGTCATCTCAACCGGAGATAACTTCTACGATAATGGATTAGAAGGCGTAGACGATCCAGCATTTGAAGATTCTTTCTCAAAAATATACACTGCCGCGGGGTTGCAAAAGCAGTGGTATTCTA ttctGGGAAATCATGACTATAGAGGCGATGTTGAGGCACAATTGAGCCCCATTCTTTCGATGATCGATGCTCGATGGTTTTGTAAAAGATCTTTCCTCGTTAATACAG AAATGGCGGATATTTTCTTTGTGGACACCACTCCATTTGTGGATAAGTACTTCACAGACTTTGAGCACAATTATGACTGGCAAGGGGTGTTGCCTCGACGTAAATACATCACTGATACTCTGGAG GCTTTGGAATCGGGATTGAGGGAATCAACTGCAAAGTGGAAAATAGTAGTTGGTCATCATGCAATTAGAAGTGCAGGCTACCACGGCGAGACTGAAGAGCTCATTCAGCTTATGCTCCCAATACTAAAG GCCAACAATATCGATTTTTACATGAATGGACATGATCATTGCTTGGAACATATTTCCAGCCTTGATAG TCCAATTCAATATTTAACGAGTGGAGGAGGGTCAAAGGCTTGGAGGGGTGACACAAAACATGAAGATTACCATCACGGAATGAAATTCTTCTATGATGGTCAAGGTTTCATGTCAGTGGAGTTGACGCGCACAGAAGCTCAAATTATGTTCTATAATGTTTATGGCGATGTTCTCCACAAGTGGAAGACGTCTAAGGTGCTTCACTCTGCAACATAA
- the LOC123215358 gene encoding uncharacterized protein LOC123215358 isoform X3, with the protein MAESDHPRLILKNFLSTEECRELEFIHTSCSTVGYRPNVFSTTLSHLIATNSSHLIMAFVPIRERLKEKLEEFFDCAYELVVEFTGLISWTRGASIGWHSDDNRPYLKQRDFTDVLMYTADSRNTHSVDEVTDGERLTLTLWFSRDSSHDEDAKLISILSQQNSLHSSDNVFDMCIPLPASSNMYWFASDQSSNQELGFNICWARMLVLGYSIYFSQDMDSSSDISELMMEPLQLARGDELFYKEFTNILHALQVVQFFNWKALETQTSKVKLRAGKVLQLSQSQREKISGLNSTFLKGNLCASSVFYHVSIDEDGEHSFDWAKFSAAIMAWEGYIYELHKEILVSLPFWRTHQSIFSIPFDGS; encoded by the exons ATGGCGGAGAGCGACCATCCCAGACTGATACTGAAGAATTTCTTAAGCACCGAAGAATGCAGG GAATTGGAATTCATACACACGAGCTGCAGCACAGTAGGGTACAGACCCAACGTCTTCTCAACGACTCTTTCTCATCTCATCGCCACTAATTCTTCTCATTTAATAATGGCTTTTGTTCCTATCAGAG AGAGATTGAAAGAAAAGCTTGAGGAGTTTTTTGACTGTGCGTATGAGCTTGTTGTGGAATTCACCGGCTTAAtaag CTGGACTAGAGGAGCTAGTATTGGGTGGCACAGTGATGATAATAGACCCTATCTCAAACAACGGGACTTTACG gATGTTTTGATGTACACAGCTGACAGCCGCAACACTCATTCTGTTGATGAg GTAACAGATGGGGAAAGACTAACTCTTACATTATGGTTCAGTCGTGATAGTTCCCATGATGAGGATGCTAAACTTATTTCTATTCTTTCACAACAAAACTCTCTGCATAGTTCTGATAACGTGTTTGATATGTGCATACCTTTACCAGCATCCAGTAACATGTACTGGTTTGCTTCTGATCAATCTTCTAATCAAGAGCTGGGATTTAACATATGCTGGGCAAGAATGCTGGTTCTTGGTTatagtatttatttttctcagGATATGGACAGTTCCTCAGATATATCTGAACTAATGATGGAGCCATTGCAGTTAGCTAGGGGAGATGAATTgttctacaaagaattcaccaACATTCTACATGCACTTCAG GTAGTGCAGTTTTTCAACTGGAAAGCCTTAGAAACCCAAACTTCAAAAGTTAAATTAAGGGCTGGCAAAGTGTTACAATTATCACAATCACAGCGGGAGAAAATCAGTGGGCTAAATTCAACCTTTTTAAAGGGCAATCTATGTGCTAGTTCAGTTTTCTACCATGTGAGTATTGATGAGGATGGGGAGCATTCCTTTGATTGGGCTAAGTTTTCTGCTGCAATTATGGCATGGGAAGGTTATATTTACGAGTTACATAAAGAAATACTGGTTAGTTTACCATTTTGGAGAACTCATCAATCAATTTTCAGCATTCCATTTGATGGGTCTTGA
- the LOC123215358 gene encoding uncharacterized protein LOC123215358 isoform X2, whose product MAESDHPRLILKNFLSTEECRELEFIHTSCSTVGYRPNVFSTTLSHLIATNSSHLIMAFVPIRERLKEKLEEFFDCAYELVVEFTGLISWTRGASIGWHSDDNRPYLKQRDFTDGEPKTFAPTAGDVLMYTADSRNTHSVDEVTDGERLTLTLWFSRDSSHDEDAKLISILSQQNSLHSSDNVFDMCIPLPASSNMYWFASDQSSNQELGFNICWARMLVLGYSIYFSQDMDSSSDISELMMEPLQLARGDELFYKEFTNILHALQVVQFFNWKALETQTSKVKLRAGKVLQLSQSQREKISGLNSTFLKGNLCASSVFYHVSIDEDGEHSFDWAKFSAAIMAWEGYIYELHKEILVSLPFWRTHQSIFSIPFDGS is encoded by the exons ATGGCGGAGAGCGACCATCCCAGACTGATACTGAAGAATTTCTTAAGCACCGAAGAATGCAGG GAATTGGAATTCATACACACGAGCTGCAGCACAGTAGGGTACAGACCCAACGTCTTCTCAACGACTCTTTCTCATCTCATCGCCACTAATTCTTCTCATTTAATAATGGCTTTTGTTCCTATCAGAG AGAGATTGAAAGAAAAGCTTGAGGAGTTTTTTGACTGTGCGTATGAGCTTGTTGTGGAATTCACCGGCTTAAtaag CTGGACTAGAGGAGCTAGTATTGGGTGGCACAGTGATGATAATAGACCCTATCTCAAACAACGGGACTTTACG GATGGGGAGCCAAAAACTTTTGCACCCACGGCTGGA gATGTTTTGATGTACACAGCTGACAGCCGCAACACTCATTCTGTTGATGAg GTAACAGATGGGGAAAGACTAACTCTTACATTATGGTTCAGTCGTGATAGTTCCCATGATGAGGATGCTAAACTTATTTCTATTCTTTCACAACAAAACTCTCTGCATAGTTCTGATAACGTGTTTGATATGTGCATACCTTTACCAGCATCCAGTAACATGTACTGGTTTGCTTCTGATCAATCTTCTAATCAAGAGCTGGGATTTAACATATGCTGGGCAAGAATGCTGGTTCTTGGTTatagtatttatttttctcagGATATGGACAGTTCCTCAGATATATCTGAACTAATGATGGAGCCATTGCAGTTAGCTAGGGGAGATGAATTgttctacaaagaattcaccaACATTCTACATGCACTTCAG GTAGTGCAGTTTTTCAACTGGAAAGCCTTAGAAACCCAAACTTCAAAAGTTAAATTAAGGGCTGGCAAAGTGTTACAATTATCACAATCACAGCGGGAGAAAATCAGTGGGCTAAATTCAACCTTTTTAAAGGGCAATCTATGTGCTAGTTCAGTTTTCTACCATGTGAGTATTGATGAGGATGGGGAGCATTCCTTTGATTGGGCTAAGTTTTCTGCTGCAATTATGGCATGGGAAGGTTATATTTACGAGTTACATAAAGAAATACTGGTTAGTTTACCATTTTGGAGAACTCATCAATCAATTTTCAGCATTCCATTTGATGGGTCTTGA